A portion of the Carya illinoinensis cultivar Pawnee chromosome 11, C.illinoinensisPawnee_v1, whole genome shotgun sequence genome contains these proteins:
- the LOC122280566 gene encoding uncharacterized protein LOC122280566 isoform X3 translates to MALPHKQTEASSAESAHTPLRVDSHQHEEVLDDTQLDHSLLRLETFLRIFGFCQFSFISFTLSWVSFLLLGVALPLALIERSYCSDCEKYEIKSFEIEILVSESLVAASSLLCISHNLRKYGVKKFLFVDRYHGNMAQFREEYLQKINGFFRLLAVWLLPCFLLKTAREVIHMVYVHNDSWWQSIATLFALLVSWTYSAIIYLSGTVLFNLVCNLQIIHFENYGKLLESDLDVSLYIEEHIRLKHHLSKISHRFRIFLLLEFLFVTASQFLALLETTGNKGIINFSNGGDFAVRVCSIVELVGIIIFLQSAAKISHRAQSLASVTSRWHALLTCNSDNASQTGISNNVRSMEAAIPAGPLHINYSESDMESIDYVPVPTNSQLASNMSLYHKRQALV, encoded by the exons ATGGCACTTCCTCACAAGCAAACAGAAGCCTCTTCAGCCGAATCAGCCCATACCCCGCTTAGAGTAGACTCACACCAACATGAAGAAGTACTAGACGACACCCAACTTGACCACTCCCTCCTCCGATTAGAAACCTTTCTCAGAATCTTTGGCTTCTGCCAGTTCTCTTTTATAAGCTTCACCCTCTCGTGGGTTTCATTTCTTCTCCTGGGTGTTGCACTTCCTCTTGCTTTGATCGAGCGTTCTTATTGTTCTGATTGCGAGAAGTATGAGATCAAAAGCTTTGAGATTGAGATTCTGGTTTCTGAGTCTCTAGTTGCAGCCAGTTCTCTATTATGCATTTCTCATAACCTTCGCAAGTATGGTGTTAAAAAGTTCCTGTTTGTCGATCGGTACCATGGTAATATGGCACAGTTTCGCGAAGAATACTTGCAGAAGATCAAC GGTTTCTTCCGCTTGTTGGCAGTGTGGCTATTACCATGCTTCCTTTTGAAGACTGCTCGTGAGGTCATTCATATGGTCTATGTGCACAATGACTCATGGTGGCAATCCATTGCTACATTATTTGCCTTGCTGGTATCGTGGACTTATTCAGCCATAATCTATCTATCAGGCACAGTTCTTTTCAATTTGGTGTGCAACTTGCAAATAATACACTTTGAAAACTATGGGAAGCTTTTAGAAAGCGATCTGGATGTTTCTCTGTACATAGAGGAACACATTCGACTCAAGCATCATCTATCCAAAATTAGCCACAGGTTCCGAATATTTCTTCTTCTGGAGTTTTTATTCGTGACGGCTAGTCAATTTCTGGCTCTATTAGAGACCACAGGAAATAAAGGAATTATCAACTTCTCCAATGGCGGCGATTTTGCAGTAAGG GTCTGCTCTATTGTTGAGCTGGTTGGGATCATAATCTTTCTGCAGTCAGCAGCAAAGATTTCACATAGAGCTCAAAGTCTTGCATCAGTTACAAGCAGATGGCATGCTTTACTTACATGCAACTCCGATAATGCATCTCAAACAGGAATTTCAAATAATGTCAGAAGCATGGAAGCCGCTATTCCAGCAGGTCCATTGCATATAAATTACTCAGAAAGTGATATGGAATCGATCGATTATGTCCCAGTGCCCACAAATAGTCAACTGGCTTCAAACATGTCCTTGTACCATAAGAGACAAGCTCTCG TCTAG
- the LOC122280566 gene encoding uncharacterized protein LOC122280566 isoform X2 has product MALPHKQTEASSAESAHTPLRVDSHQHEEVLDDTQLDHSLLRLETFLRIFGFCQFSFISFTLSWVSFLLLGVALPLALIERSYCSDCEKYEIKSFEIEILVSESLVAASSLLCISHNLRKYGVKKFLFVDRYHGNMAQFREEYLQKINGFFRLLAVWLLPCFLLKTAREVIHMVYVHNDSWWQSIATLFALLVSWTYSAIIYLSGTVLFNLVCNLQIIHFENYGKLLESDLDVSLYIEEHIRLKHHLSKISHRFRIFLLLEFLFVTASQFLALLETTGNKGIINFSNGGDFAVCSIVELVGIIIFLQSAAKISHRAQSLASVTSRWHALLTCNSDNASQTGISNNVRSMEAAIPAGPLHINYSESDMESIDYVPVPTNSQLASNMSLYHKRQALVMYMQSNLGGVTIFGWTIDRALLNTVFFIELSLVLFVLGKTITFTTK; this is encoded by the exons ATGGCACTTCCTCACAAGCAAACAGAAGCCTCTTCAGCCGAATCAGCCCATACCCCGCTTAGAGTAGACTCACACCAACATGAAGAAGTACTAGACGACACCCAACTTGACCACTCCCTCCTCCGATTAGAAACCTTTCTCAGAATCTTTGGCTTCTGCCAGTTCTCTTTTATAAGCTTCACCCTCTCGTGGGTTTCATTTCTTCTCCTGGGTGTTGCACTTCCTCTTGCTTTGATCGAGCGTTCTTATTGTTCTGATTGCGAGAAGTATGAGATCAAAAGCTTTGAGATTGAGATTCTGGTTTCTGAGTCTCTAGTTGCAGCCAGTTCTCTATTATGCATTTCTCATAACCTTCGCAAGTATGGTGTTAAAAAGTTCCTGTTTGTCGATCGGTACCATGGTAATATGGCACAGTTTCGCGAAGAATACTTGCAGAAGATCAAC GGTTTCTTCCGCTTGTTGGCAGTGTGGCTATTACCATGCTTCCTTTTGAAGACTGCTCGTGAGGTCATTCATATGGTCTATGTGCACAATGACTCATGGTGGCAATCCATTGCTACATTATTTGCCTTGCTGGTATCGTGGACTTATTCAGCCATAATCTATCTATCAGGCACAGTTCTTTTCAATTTGGTGTGCAACTTGCAAATAATACACTTTGAAAACTATGGGAAGCTTTTAGAAAGCGATCTGGATGTTTCTCTGTACATAGAGGAACACATTCGACTCAAGCATCATCTATCCAAAATTAGCCACAGGTTCCGAATATTTCTTCTTCTGGAGTTTTTATTCGTGACGGCTAGTCAATTTCTGGCTCTATTAGAGACCACAGGAAATAAAGGAATTATCAACTTCTCCAATGGCGGCGATTTTGCA GTCTGCTCTATTGTTGAGCTGGTTGGGATCATAATCTTTCTGCAGTCAGCAGCAAAGATTTCACATAGAGCTCAAAGTCTTGCATCAGTTACAAGCAGATGGCATGCTTTACTTACATGCAACTCCGATAATGCATCTCAAACAGGAATTTCAAATAATGTCAGAAGCATGGAAGCCGCTATTCCAGCAGGTCCATTGCATATAAATTACTCAGAAAGTGATATGGAATCGATCGATTATGTCCCAGTGCCCACAAATAGTCAACTGGCTTCAAACATGTCCTTGTACCATAAGAGACAAGCTCTCG TTATGTATATGCAGTCCAACCTTGGGGGGGTGACCATATTCGGATGGACAATTGATAGGGCACTTCTAAATacagttttttttattgagcTCTCACTGGTTCTTTTTGTACTCGGGAAGACCATTACTTTCACTACCAAATGA
- the LOC122280661 gene encoding cyclin-dependent kinase G-2-like has product MAAGRVNVFRRTDLYKLSEREYDYYRNDSCGVEYNRACDRAARRKNGYHYSSRTRDSGSRRDRFGARTEDRKLDKFSIGNELMVHNDGVRMPPEKKRKFSPIVWNREDKDVRISSKNRVVPVTYPSPPRPSSPSSNSVALDVDSDVSILECDVTGCEVLGLENSADKPVVADLLVGCSGFSSQADLPPLAPSEQFGDDEYGEDNVEEEKVTQAPNIAMSRWASDSDSPSRSSPESGEIRVGLSVGGRARSSGSEGEGSVAALVTEDAFGENEFLDSDMIDIDEKRDGHDYVNHSDSDSEDGGGSHQIKEPSLLNQRSINMLQSCRSVFEFEKLNKINEGTYGVVYKAKDKKTGEIVALKKVKMGVEKEGGFPISSLREINILLSFNHPSVVGVKEVVMDDLDNVFMVMEYMEYDLKDLLEVMKQPFSISEVKWLMLQLLEGVKYLHDNWVLHRDLKTSNLLVSKEGELKICDFGLSRQYGSLLKPYTPIVVTLWYRAPELLLGGKQYSTAIDMWSVGCIMAELVAKEPLFKGKNEIDQLGKIFQILGAPNEKIWPGLTKLPGVRPNLKQPHNLLRTKFPARSFTGSPVLSELGFDLLNSLLAYDPEKRITAEAALKHDWFREVPLPRSDFKCNFSVWHGQEREQDPLEEQ; this is encoded by the exons ATGGCGGCAGGGCGAGTCAATGTTTTCAGGAGAACGGACTTATATAAGCTCTCCGAAAGAGAGTATGACTATTACAGGAATGATTCTTGCGGTGTGGAATACAATAGGGCCTGTGATCGTGCTGCCAGACGTAAGAATGGGTATCATTATTCATCAAGAACTCGTGATTCGGGGtctagaagagacaggtttggCGCTAGGACTGAAGACCGAAAATTGGATAAGTTCTCTATCGGTAATGAGCTCATGGTTCATAATGATGGGGTGCGGATGCCTccagagaagaagaggaagttctCTCCAATTGTATGGAATAGAGAAGACAAGGACGTGAGAATTTCATCTAAGAACAGAGTTGTCCCAGTTACTTATCCGTCTCCTCCTCGGCCATCCTCTCCCAGTTCCAATAGTGTGGCACTGGATGTTGATTCAGATGTCAGTATTTTAGAATGCGATGTCACAGGATGTGAGGTTTTGGGGTTGGAGAATTCAGCAGATAAGCCTGTTGTGGCAGATCTGTTGGTAGGTTGTTCTGGATTCAGTTCTCAAGCTGATTTGCCTCCTTTGGCGCCGTCAGAGCAATTTGGGGATGATGAATATGGAGAAGACAATGTGGAAGAGGAAAAGGTTACTCAAGCACCGAATATTGCCATGTCGAGGTGGGCGTCTGACAGTGATTCTCCCTCGAGGTCGAGTCCTGAAAGTGGGGAGATTCGAGTAGGACTCTCAGTAGGTGGTAGGGCTAGGTCATCTGGATCGGAAGGAGAAGGTTCTGTTGCGGCGCTTGTCACTGAAGATGCATTTGGTGAAAACGAATTTTTAGATTCTGATATGATCGATATTGATGAAAAGAGAGATGGTCATGACTATGTTAACCATTCTGACTCGGACTCGGAGGATGGTGGTGGTTCCCATCAGATTAAAGAGCCCAGCTTGCTTAACCAAAGAAGCATAAACATGCTTCAGAGTTGCAGAAGTGTATTTGAGTTTGAAAAACTTAACAAAATTAATGAAGGAACTTATGGTGTTGTGTATAAAGCCAAAGATAAGAAGACGGGGGAAATCGTGGCCTTGAAGAAGGTGAAGATGGGTGTAGAAAAGGAGGGTGGTTTCCCTATTTCATCTTTGCGGGAAATAAACATTCTCTTGTCTTTTAATCACCCTTCTGTAGTTGGTGTTAAAGAAGTTGTTATGGATGATCTTGATAATGTTTTCATGGTTATGGAGTACATGGAGTATGACCTCAAGGATCTCTTGGAGGTTATGAAACAGCCTTTTAGCATAAGTGAAGTTAAATGGTTGATGCTACAACTATTAGAAGGTGTCAAATATCTTCACGACAATTGGGTGCTTCATAGAGATTTGAAGACATCAAACCTTCTTGTGAGCAAGGAGGGTGAGTTGAAAATATGTGACTTTGGGTTGTCTCGCCAGTATGGTAGCCTGCTGAAGCCATATACACCTATTGTGGTCACCCTTTGGTACAG AGCACCTGAACTACTGCTCGGTGGAAAACAGTACTCAACAGCTATTGATATGTGGTCAGTGGGATGTATAATGGCTGAATTGGTGGCAAAGGAACCACTTTTCAAAgggaaaaatgaaattgatcAGCTTGGCAAG atttttcaaattcttggtGCACCAAATGAGAAAATTTGGCCTGGACTAACAAAATTGCCAGGAGTTAGACCAAATTTAAAGCAACC GCATAACCTATTGCGGACCAAGTTTCCTGCAAGATCCTTCACAGGATCGCCAGTTCTCTCTGAATTGGGATTTGACTTGTTGAACAGCCTTTTAGCATACGACCCAGAAAAG CGGATAACAGCAGAGGCTGCCCTAAAGCATGATTGGTTTCGTGAGgttcctcttcctcgatctgATTTCAAGTGTAACTTTTCTGTCTGGCATGGCCAAGAGAG AGAGCAAGATCCTTTAGAAGAGCAGTGA
- the LOC122282015 gene encoding malate synthase, glyoxysomal, with amino-acid sequence MMDLGTFGNPTPMARKIVSGYDVPEGVDIRGHYDEEFAKILTKDALQFVADLQREFRSHIKYALECRREAKRRYNEGAMPGFDPATRNIREGEWKCAAVPPSVADRRVEITGPVERKMIINALNSGAKVFMADFEDALSPSWENLMRGQVNLKDAVDGSITFHDKARNRVYKLNDQIAKLFVRPRGWHLPEAHIFIDGEPATGCLVDFGLYFYHNHAAFRRNQGAGFGPFFYLPKMENSREAKIWNSVFERAEKMARIEGGSIRATVLIETLPAVFQMDEILYELRDHSVGLNCGRWDYIFSYVKTFQAHPDRLLPDRVQVGMTQHFMRSYSDLLIRTCHMRGVHAMGGMAAQIPIRDDPAANEAALDLVKKDKLREVKAGHDGTWAAHPGLIPACMEVFTNNMGHAPNQIQTMKREDSATLTEEDLLQRPRGVRTMDGLRLNTRVGIQYLAAWLTGSGSVPLYNLMEDAATAEISRVQNWQWLKYEVELNGDGLGVKVTKELFGRVVEEEMARIESEVGKEKFKKGMYKEACKIFTRQCTAPILDDFLTLDAYNHIVIYHPKGSSSL; translated from the exons ATGATGGACTTGGGGACATTTGGTAATCCCACTCCCATGGCGAGGAAGATTGTTTCGGGATATGACGTGCCGGAAGGAGTGGACATCAGGGGACATTATGATGAAGAGTTTGCGAAGATCCTGACAAAGGATGCTTTGCAGTTTGTTGCGGATTTGCAGCGTGAGTTCCGAAGCCATATCAAATATGCATTGGAATGTCGGAGGGAAGCTAAGAGGAGGTACAATGAGGGGGCGATGCCGGGGTTTGATCCTGCCACAAGGAACATAAGGGAAGGAGAGTGGAAGTGTGCTGCAGTCCCACCATCTGTTGCTGATAGGAGGGTGGAGATTACAGGACCCGTGGAGAGgaaaatgatcatcaatgcacTCAACTCTGGTGCAAAAGTCTTCATG GCCGATTTTGAAGATGCACTGTCACCAAGTTGGGAGAACCTCATGAGAGGGCAGGTAAACTTGAAGGATGCTGTGGATGGGAGTATAACCTTTCATGACAAGGCCAGAAACAGGGTTTACAAGCTGAATGATCAGATAGCCAAGCTCTTTGTCCGCCCGCGAGGCTGGCACTTGCCCGAGGCACACATCTTTATTGATGGTGAACCTGCTACCGGTTGCCTTGTGGACTTTGGCCTCTACTTTTACCACAATCATGCAGCATTCCGCCGCAACCAAGGTGCTGGGTTTGGGCCATTCTTCTATCTTCCTAAGATGGAGAATTCAAG GGAAGCGAAAATATGGAACAGCGTGTTTGAGAGGGCAGAGAAAATGGCAAGGATAGAAGGAGGGAGCATCAGGGCCACCGTTCTAATCGAAACACTTCCAGCAGTCTTTCAAATGGATGAAATTCTGTATGAGCTAAGGGATCACTCTGTCGGTTTGAACTGTGGAAGATGGGATTACATCTTCAGCTATGTCAAGACCTTCCAGGCACATCCGGATCGCCTGCTACCAGACAGGGTTCAGGTTGGCATGACTCAACACTTCATGCGGAGCTATTCTGATCTCCTCATCAGGACGTGCCATATGCGTGGTGTCCATGCCATGGGTGGCATG GCAGCACAAATTCCTATTAGGGATGATCCAGCAGCAAATGAGGCAGCATTGGATCTGGTGAAAAAGGACAAGCTAAGAGAAGTGAAGGCAGGGCACGATGGAACCTGGGCAGCCCACCCTGGACTGATCCCAGCTTGCATGGAAGTCTTTACCAACAACATGGGCCATGCCCCTAACCAGATCCAAACCATGAAGCGCGAAGACTCGGCCACCCTAACTGAAGAAGACCTCTTGCAAAGGCCTAGAGGAGTGCGCACCATGGATGGTCTTCGGCTCAATACTCGAGTTGGGATACAGTATTTGGCAGCATGGCTCACTGGATCAGGGTCAGTGCCGCTTTACAACCTCATGGAAGATGCTGCAACTGCTGAGATTAGCAGGGTTCAGAACTGGCAGTGGCTGAAATATGAAGTGGAATTGAATGGAGATGGACTTGGGGTGAAAGTGACAAAGGAGCTCTTTGGAAGGGTGGTGGAAGAAGAGATGGCTAGGATTGAGAGTGAGGTCGGCAAAGAGAAGTTTAAGAAAGGAATGTACAAGGAGGCTTGCAAGATTTTCACCCGGCAATGCACTGCCCCAATACTGGATGATTTTCTGACTCTAGACGCTTATAATCATATTGTCATATATCATCCCAAAGGATCATCCAGTCTCTGA
- the LOC122280566 gene encoding uncharacterized protein LOC122280566 isoform X1, translating to MALPHKQTEASSAESAHTPLRVDSHQHEEVLDDTQLDHSLLRLETFLRIFGFCQFSFISFTLSWVSFLLLGVALPLALIERSYCSDCEKYEIKSFEIEILVSESLVAASSLLCISHNLRKYGVKKFLFVDRYHGNMAQFREEYLQKINGFFRLLAVWLLPCFLLKTAREVIHMVYVHNDSWWQSIATLFALLVSWTYSAIIYLSGTVLFNLVCNLQIIHFENYGKLLESDLDVSLYIEEHIRLKHHLSKISHRFRIFLLLEFLFVTASQFLALLETTGNKGIINFSNGGDFAVRVCSIVELVGIIIFLQSAAKISHRAQSLASVTSRWHALLTCNSDNASQTGISNNVRSMEAAIPAGPLHINYSESDMESIDYVPVPTNSQLASNMSLYHKRQALVMYMQSNLGGVTIFGWTIDRALLNTVFFIELSLVLFVLGKTITFTTK from the exons ATGGCACTTCCTCACAAGCAAACAGAAGCCTCTTCAGCCGAATCAGCCCATACCCCGCTTAGAGTAGACTCACACCAACATGAAGAAGTACTAGACGACACCCAACTTGACCACTCCCTCCTCCGATTAGAAACCTTTCTCAGAATCTTTGGCTTCTGCCAGTTCTCTTTTATAAGCTTCACCCTCTCGTGGGTTTCATTTCTTCTCCTGGGTGTTGCACTTCCTCTTGCTTTGATCGAGCGTTCTTATTGTTCTGATTGCGAGAAGTATGAGATCAAAAGCTTTGAGATTGAGATTCTGGTTTCTGAGTCTCTAGTTGCAGCCAGTTCTCTATTATGCATTTCTCATAACCTTCGCAAGTATGGTGTTAAAAAGTTCCTGTTTGTCGATCGGTACCATGGTAATATGGCACAGTTTCGCGAAGAATACTTGCAGAAGATCAAC GGTTTCTTCCGCTTGTTGGCAGTGTGGCTATTACCATGCTTCCTTTTGAAGACTGCTCGTGAGGTCATTCATATGGTCTATGTGCACAATGACTCATGGTGGCAATCCATTGCTACATTATTTGCCTTGCTGGTATCGTGGACTTATTCAGCCATAATCTATCTATCAGGCACAGTTCTTTTCAATTTGGTGTGCAACTTGCAAATAATACACTTTGAAAACTATGGGAAGCTTTTAGAAAGCGATCTGGATGTTTCTCTGTACATAGAGGAACACATTCGACTCAAGCATCATCTATCCAAAATTAGCCACAGGTTCCGAATATTTCTTCTTCTGGAGTTTTTATTCGTGACGGCTAGTCAATTTCTGGCTCTATTAGAGACCACAGGAAATAAAGGAATTATCAACTTCTCCAATGGCGGCGATTTTGCAGTAAGG GTCTGCTCTATTGTTGAGCTGGTTGGGATCATAATCTTTCTGCAGTCAGCAGCAAAGATTTCACATAGAGCTCAAAGTCTTGCATCAGTTACAAGCAGATGGCATGCTTTACTTACATGCAACTCCGATAATGCATCTCAAACAGGAATTTCAAATAATGTCAGAAGCATGGAAGCCGCTATTCCAGCAGGTCCATTGCATATAAATTACTCAGAAAGTGATATGGAATCGATCGATTATGTCCCAGTGCCCACAAATAGTCAACTGGCTTCAAACATGTCCTTGTACCATAAGAGACAAGCTCTCG TTATGTATATGCAGTCCAACCTTGGGGGGGTGACCATATTCGGATGGACAATTGATAGGGCACTTCTAAATacagttttttttattgagcTCTCACTGGTTCTTTTTGTACTCGGGAAGACCATTACTTTCACTACCAAATGA